The genomic window GCCGGTGTATGTGTTCAAGCCATCTATCTTATTATCGTGTCCTCCCTCACATCTGGGGCGAACGTTTTTAATAATAACTTTAAGTGACTAGGAGGCAACTGATGGATACTCAGTATTTTGCAGTAAAAGCCGACACAAAAAGCACTGCTGAACTTAACCTCCATCCCACGTGGAAACTCAGGTTTGAAACAAATTCCTGCAGTTACAGATGGAACTACTTAAACAGGTGTCTAAGGCATCCATGGTCATCGTATTCGAGGCTCAGTCTAGGCCCTAATTTGAACTGGACCTCGACCTTAGAAGGTGCAATCACAATATAATCACACAGTGCTCTAAGAATCAAGTTCACACGTTCACGGTCTAGAGTCTCTTTTGTCACCACTTCTACTAAATCATTAGCATATCTGTGCATTTTGTTAAATTCTATATCTTTATGGGTGGACATTAAACCCACAATTTCAGCTTGGCATCTTATGATCACTTCTTGCAATTTACTGAGTTTGTCTATAAAATCTTGACCATTGAACGTACCACCATTAGTTATTTTTACATCACATGTATGATGTTTACTTTTGCTCGTGTCTTTGGATAAATTTAATTGTTTTTTGATATCGTCAATTTCATGATAAGCTTGATTGATTACCGGATTTATTTTTAGAAATGAGAACAATGCTTTAGTGAATTCTGGTATAAAAATGATTTCCAGCCGTTCATATCTAACTGTTTGCACACTACAGCCTTGGCCGTGATGAGCGTTAGTGCAAGCCATGTAGCTTGTTTTTCTCCCCTTACCTAAATGTATCATTCTGCTTCCACATTTATAGCAGCGCCCTAACATGAAAAAAATATTGTTTAGTTTGGCTGCTGCATATGGAACTTTCTTAAAAGAATCCCCAATTCTTTGAACAGAATTAAATAACTCCTCCGTAATTGCCGGAGGATAGTATCCTCTAACTTCGTCTAAAGGGATTCGCCTTACGCCATTGGTATGGTCCATTTTGTGCGGAATAAGAGTTCCTATTATTGCAGGACTTTTGAGAATTTTGTGAACATAATGCTTACGCCAAACAGAGACCTCACCTTTTTTCCGTGTCCACGTAGGAACACCGTCTTCACGGAGGCCTCTAGCAATCGCCAAACAACCTTTCCCATTTAAACGTTCGTGATATATACGATTTATTATGGCTACCCTTTCCGGGATAAGTTCGAATTTTTTAGCTTTGCGATTTAATTTTAGCCAACCAGGACAACTTGAGGTAAGAGGTTTTGATGTTATATTATTGCGTTTATTGGCCCATGCTTCTTTCATTCGCATCGACTTGGTTTGAGATTCTTCGTTTGCTCGAATGAGAATTACTATTGCCTCTATCAATAAAAACGGCGCACTGTTGACCAACTCTGCCGAATAAATCTTTTTATCCGAAAGTGTAACTATTGTTACACCTTCAAGTATAATTTGTGTGAAAATATTTTGAGCTGGGAGTATTAACTCACGACTTATACGATCTAGAGACTCTACAAGTAAATAGCTTCCTGATTCTACTTCCTTCCTCCTAATAGCCTCCATAAATTGTCCGAGCCTACCAATTTCGACATTAGCACCTCGAAAGGCTGACACACCGTAATCACGGTATGTCAATTTGTCGTCTAGATCCAAACCATTGGCAGCCGCATACTCTTCAGCCTGTTGGATCTGCCGTCGTTTGCTATCCCCCTTTTCTTGTTCTGGAGTGCTGAACCTCATATAACTGTAAGCTTTAGGCACGGTGCCCTCCCCTCCCTCGGCCATACCAATTAATACATACCTCAGGGAACGGTCTAACGACACATGTTGCGCATGAAAGGCTTAAGCACTTTTGAACGACAAGAGGAACAAGACATCTCGCTGAGAGTAAATAGTGGCGCTAAAGAGATTGGTGCATAAGGCCTTATTGTGGTCCACTTAAGCTAAAAATATATCCAACCCCCCTTAACGTATGTATCAATTTTGTGTCAGCATCTTTATCTACTTTTTTTCTCAAATAATTGACATAAACATCGATTATGTTTGTAAAACTATCCAGCTCGTGTTCCCAAACAGTGCTTGATATATCAGGTCTTGTAACAGTCATCTCTGCATGTTCAACAAAATAAAGTAATAGTTTGTACTCTATTTGTGTTAACTCAATTTCTTTTCCATCTCTCCAAACTTTGTGCGTGACCGGATCGAGACGGATCGGGCCGTACACTAATTCTGCCCCTCTTTTATTTTTAACCCTACGCAACATTGCCTTTATTTTAGCCACCAAGATCTTAGGGTCAAATGGTCTCGAGACGCAATTATCTGCTCCTGAATCCAAAGAAAAAATGACATTTTGAACAGAACTATCTTCTGTTAACGCCATGACAGGCACAGACCGGTTATGGCTCCGTATGACGCTCACAAGGTCCAAACCATCTTGTCTGGATATGGCCAAGTCCACTATTACCAAATCAAATTTATTTTGCTCAAAGGATCTAGTTCCTAGTTCTCTCTCGTTGGCATGAATAACCTCTGGAAAATTTTTTTCAGCAATTTTTTTCAGTTTTGCATCCCTGCTGATAAGTAGCGTTCTCAACTCGCCCTCCGGCTTTATTGTTTGACAAAGTTAATTTAAAACATACACTCTTTTTTAAATATTTGTCAACATTAACATTCAGTACTGATTTTTTTTACGCTAACCACAGGGGATTGGACACCACATGAGTGGCGAACGATGCTTCACGGGGGACCAAGACCACATCCGGGAGAACCGCGACAGCTTTGTCAAGGCATTCCCCCCTGCTGTCCGCGATATCTTCGATCGGTTCGACTTACACGCCCAAGTGGCCCGTACCCACAAGTGCGGCTTTCTGTCCCAGGTGGAAGATAAATTCTCCAAAGTCGACCTGCACCTTGGGGAGGTGGACTACCACCAAGTGGGGATAGTTTTCCAGGAGCAGATCAGGAAGTTCGCTGAGATCTCGAGTGAAACGGCATGCAAGCATTTCACCCAACGTCAGATGTCTGCCTGAAGGTTCGAGCGGGCTAACGGGGGGACTCTTTCCTTGGATGAAATTGGCGAGCTGCCGTAGCACGCACAAGTTAGGCTCTTGCGCGTGTTACAGACAAAAGAGATAGAACGGGTTGGTGGCGAGAGGAGCATCCCGGTCGATGTCCGAATTATCGCGGCAACCCACCGGAACCTTGAACTGATGGTGTCGGAAAATCAATTTCGTGAGGACCTGTGATTTAGGCTTAATGTTTTCCCAATTATGATCCCCCCCACGGCGACAACGAAGAGAGGAAATGTCAGCACTTACATGGCATTTTGTGAATCTAAAGTCGCGTGAACTCGGATTTGCAGCGTCTCCACCTATAGAGCTTGGGGTATTAGAGAGATTAGTGGATTATGAGTGGCCTGGGAACGTGCGTGAACTGGAAAACCTAGTGGAGAGAGAACTCATCAGGCATCGAGGAGGTCAACTTAAATTTGACATACTGATTACTTCCGACACGGGAGGTGACCAACCACCTTTTGACAGTGATAAAAGGGGCGAACCACTAAACCCATGGCCTTACACATCTGCAGGGTTGTGAAGCTTGCCAAAGGTAAGATTTTCGGTCCGGGTGGTGCTGCTGCATTGCTAGGGATAAATCCCAATACCCTGAGAGCGCATGAACAAACTTGGCATCAAACATGGCCGCAGTACTAAGTGATATATAAAAAACCAGATATTGCTAAGCCTAACACAAGGATCGACAATTGATTTAAGTGTGAATTAGATTCATACAAAGGGACTGCGTTAGATATCCTTGTTACTGTAATCAGCTAAGTATTTTATCGATTGCTAGTTTGAAATTTGCTTTTTCGGGCTGCTCGTAATAAATAGTTAGAGCTTGACTGTTTTCAAGGATTATCGCGACCACTCGGATATTTCGCGCTTCCAGTGACCTACGATAGAGACCATTTAGTTGCTTTTCAATGAGGCTCGCGTGAGAGCAGATGTCAACAATCAATCCTCCACCACGTTCTGCCATACCGGGTGCCAACGCTAAGCACAGAGCAAGGGTTCCTGTTGATTCTGCTAGTGCAGCTCTCCTTACGGCATTTAATCCGAGCGGACCAGCCACCGGATCCTCATGATCTATGGATGTGGTATTGAAGAACACCTCTACATCGCGAAACTGCTTGACTGCAGCCGCAACCGTTGCGGGGTTTGTTACATCCAGCTGAATCCGAATGACTTTATCAGAAGTTAAACCATCCTCCCTGCCAATTGGTTCTGACTTACTCGCAGCATAAACCTTGGCCACCCCCCTTTCTAGCAGTGCACAAACTAAAGCTTGCCCCAAGCGTTTGTGTGCGTCAGTTACCAAGATAATCTTGCCCTTCAAATTACGATTCCTACAGTTTCCCATGCGCAGTCCTAAACGTAATGAGCCCCACCTTGGGAGGTAGGGCTCATTATGACAACAAAAGTCTTTTTAAGGCCTAGTACCTATGTAGCCTCTAGCGGCCGAGACCGGAACAGTGGCGCTGGAGAACGAACTGAAGCTGATGGCCCCAGTCACTTTACCGTGCTGCAGGTAGTCGACTGAGTCGAAGATCAGCCGTTTAGCGTAGATCTGATTGTGTGCGAAGGCGCCGGGTTCATGCTTTAGCAGGCTGAAGTTGAAAGCAGCCCCCATGTTTTGCCTGCCGTTCCCACCAATTGGGCCGACTGCATTCCAGTTCTTCGTTGCGAAGTAAGGGTAATTCGATGTGTAGCTCATTCCATAGTAGGAGAGCATGGCCTGCAAGAAATCAAGCGATGCCTGGTACCCTGCCTTCTCCTCTTCCAGTTTTGTGGCAGTCATTGCAAAACCACCCTGATGGCATTTAGTGCAGATTCCGCCGGCCTGCATGCCGGGCACGACCGAAAGGGTGTGGGTGCCGTTCGTCATGTGGCAGGAGACACAAGGACCATCTGTACCGGTGGCTCCGAAGCTGAATCCTGGAATGGACAGAGGCAACACGTAGTTGTTGATGCCGATGTTTTTGTGAGAGAAATGGGTGTTGCTGAAATCAAGCGACGGATCATATGCAGCCGGATCGCTGTAGTACTTGAATCCTACCTTGCTGTAGAGGATGGCTGCGGCGGCAAGATAATGCGGGTTGACAGCCGAAAAATCAGCATTGCCGAAGTCAGTTACTGCTTCGATGCCGGCCTCGTTAATCAAGCCGGTGTGGCACGGTACGCAAAGGTTGGAGGTCGCAGCGTCAGCATAGGCTACGGTCTGCTGGGGGCCGGCTACCCCATAGGAGGCGGTATAGGCCCCAACGCGACGTACCCGATTCTTGAAGTTGTAGTCGGTGTGGCAAGCCTTACAGGTAAGAACTTCCCTGCTGGTGTCACCAGTTTGTGCCCAAGTCGTCGTGGGGAAGGGTGACGCGAAATTTCCGTCCACGAAGTGGATGAAGCCTGTCGAAGTGTGGCAGCGCAGGCAGGTGTAGCTGTTGCCGATCTTTCGGTTCTTAAAGTCGTAAGTTGCCCAGGCGGCCCCCTTTACGTTTCCGTGCCCGGACTCAGCCCAATCCGAATGCTGGGTCCCCTTCGCCTGACCGGTCAGCGTGTTCACCTTGCCGTCTAGGATGCCGTTGTTGCCGAGATGGGGATCATGGCAACTCGTGCAAGAGGTTTGATAATTCTTGCTGACGTACATCGCGTCCGCCGCAGTGAGAACGTCGCTGGTGGTGGCCGCGGCGTAGTGTGCAGCGCTCAAGTGGCCGGTATGGCAGGAAAAACACTTGCCGGATGCATCTGGGTTGGTGTAGGGGATAGGGCCGACGCCGTTGTGCTGCGCACCGCCGCCATGGCAGTCCTGACAGCCGACCACGTGGAAGTTGTTGGTATAATGTGACGACGCCAGGTACGCTTGGTATATCGGTGTTCCTGCAACCGGGTCGATGGCGGTGCTATGGCACTGGGCGCATGCTGCCTCGCTGATTTTAGACACATCAGCAGAGGAGCCCCCTTCCTTGTTGCTCGAACCGCATCCTGCGATGAAAGCGGTCGAAAGCATCGTTATGGCCGCCGAAAATCTTACTACCTTATTGATCATTCTGAATCCTCCTTGGCTGTGTATCAAAATGTTCCTGGTATGTGGCATTTAAGGCAGACCTTGTTTCCGGCCTTGTCCTTGTAGTTCGAGCTGATCCCTTTCCAATTGCGCGGATGCGGATTGGTCTTGCCGCTGGAGTGACACTGGATGCAAACGTCACCTTCCGGGTGGCAGACCTGGCAGGATTGCAAGTTGCGCCGAGCCTCGATGACATGTTCGTTGATTGCAGGTGCGTACCGTTGGTTATTCGGCCCAAGCATCAAGTGCGACTTGATCCTCATGCTACCTTTC from Geomonas ferrireducens includes these protein-coding regions:
- a CDS encoding AAA-type ATPase lid domain-containing protein, producing the protein MSALTWHFVNLKSRELGFAASPPIELGVLERLVDYEWPGNVRELENLVERELIRHRGGQLKFDILITSDTGGDQPPFDSDKRGEPLNPWPYTSAGL
- a CDS encoding type I restriction-modification system subunit M, which translates into the protein MSGERCFTGDQDHIRENRDSFVKAFPPAVRDIFDRFDLHAQVARTHKCGFLSQVEDKFSKVDLHLGEVDYHQVGIVFQEQIRKFAEISSETACKHFTQRQMSA
- a CDS encoding sigma 54-interacting transcriptional regulator, which translates into the protein MLQTKEIERVGGERSIPVDVRIIAATHRNLELMVSENQFREDL
- a CDS encoding recombinase family protein, with product MPKAYSYMRFSTPEQEKGDSKRRQIQQAEEYAAANGLDLDDKLTYRDYGVSAFRGANVEIGRLGQFMEAIRRKEVESGSYLLVESLDRISRELILPAQNIFTQIILEGVTIVTLSDKKIYSAELVNSAPFLLIEAIVILIRANEESQTKSMRMKEAWANKRNNITSKPLTSSCPGWLKLNRKAKKFELIPERVAIINRIYHERLNGKGCLAIARGLREDGVPTWTRKKGEVSVWRKHYVHKILKSPAIIGTLIPHKMDHTNGVRRIPLDEVRGYYPPAITEELFNSVQRIGDSFKKVPYAAAKLNNIFFMLGRCYKCGSRMIHLGKGRKTSYMACTNAHHGQGCSVQTVRYERLEIIFIPEFTKALFSFLKINPVINQAYHEIDDIKKQLNLSKDTSKSKHHTCDVKITNGGTFNGQDFIDKLSKLQEVIIRCQAEIVGLMSTHKDIEFNKMHRYANDLVEVVTKETLDRERVNLILRALCDYIVIAPSKVEVQFKLGPRLSLEYDDHGCLRHLFK
- a CDS encoding response regulator transcription factor: MRTLLISRDAKLKKIAEKNFPEVIHANERELGTRSFEQNKFDLVIVDLAISRQDGLDLVSVIRSHNRSVPVMALTEDSSVQNVIFSLDSGADNCVSRPFDPKILVAKIKAMLRRVKNKRGAELVYGPIRLDPVTHKVWRDGKEIELTQIEYKLLLYFVEHAEMTVTRPDISSTVWEHELDSFTNIIDVYVNYLRKKVDKDADTKLIHTLRGVGYIFSLSGPQ
- a CDS encoding SDR family NAD(P)-dependent oxidoreductase; the protein is MKGKIILVTDAHKRLGQALVCALLERGVAKVYAASKSEPIGREDGLTSDKVIRIQLDVTNPATVAAAVKQFRDVEVFFNTTSIDHEDPVAGPLGLNAVRRAALAESTGTLALCLALAPGMAERGGGLIVDICSHASLIEKQLNGLYRRSLEARNIRVVAIILENSQALTIYYEQPEKANFKLAIDKILS